A region of Nostoc sp. 'Peltigera membranacea cyanobiont' N6 DNA encodes the following proteins:
- a CDS encoding ribbon-helix-helix domain-containing protein, whose product MFAEMATRYRLTVYFSDDTTLKKLEEWAKEENRSASNLAATLLAKAAQDKDKQEKSA is encoded by the coding sequence ATGTTTGCTGAAATGGCTACCCGATATAGATTGACTGTTTATTTCTCAGATGACACCACTCTTAAAAAACTTGAAGAATGGGCAAAAGAAGAAAATAGAAGTGCTAGCAATCTTGCAGCTACTTTACTCGCTAAAGCAGCACAGGATAAAGATAAACAGGAGAAATCAGCATGA